AAAGCCCTACATACTAGAATGCATGAAATCTCCCACCAGACCATCCGTATACAGCACCTGGCTATAAACTAATTGCAACTTCAGTCTCAAAAAGTCCACAGGGTTCATCCCAGAGAATAAAGAACGGAATTAAACCATTCCAGTTCTACTGACCTACTTCGGCTAAAAGCACAAGTAGCACAAAATAGTAGGCAGGAGTTGCTCCTGCAAGGTACACATCAATCTTTGCCGAGATAGGTGGGGTGGGCTTTAATGCAGACATTACACATTTGCATCATATGTGTTGTGCTTATGATAAACAAGAACAGCAGTTTCCTGTAAGAGTGATGGCACAAGGGATGTTTTGCTGCCTGCACTAAATCTCCTACAATGCAGATAACAAAACTACTGAATATACCTTTTGTATTGCAGTCAAATGTACTCACTGCCAAACTGCAGGatttactgtgggtgactaaACCTTCtctgtgccatcacccttaaaggCAAGTGTACTGTAGCTCAAACACCGTAAAACATAAAAGTGAGTGTATTGAAAATTCACTGCCCTATCAAAGTTCTAGCTGTGTGCAGTATTTTGAGTGCCTTGGGTTTCTTTCAGATTCTCTTCTTTGTCCTCCTTTGTGGGCTGTTGGGGTTTTTCCTCCTTACTACTCTTTATCACCTCCTGTAGATTGTACTTCCTAAACACAGTATAGTCCTTCACAACACTAAAGCAGCAGACATTCTTTATGATTTCAACTATGACAGTATACTCTGGGTTACTTAAATCCACCTTGTTTTCTGGGTTCTGGCTTGCGACAATccctaaaaacaaaattaaagtaaaaaaaatatatatataagactctACAAGAAAATACATGCTAAAATATTCAACAAAGTGAGGCGAGTGGAAATGAAACAGCCCTTGCACCCTTATGTAGTTATACCTGCTAGTTCCTTTATCACTTCATCTCTATTCATATGGTTGTTGTTCCGTGCTTTATATGCAATCTGAAAGGTTCCCTTGTTGGGAGATTTAAACCAGGGTGCAAAAAATGTCTCCGCGTATTTCTTCAAGTCCTCAAGAAAAGCCTTGCATGTACCAGAAACGGGCAGCATGCGGAGGATGACCCTGGTCTTCTTCTTCTTGGTTGTGTGCACGTCTTTCAAAATATGATGCACCAGCTTCTCAGGCTCTGAAACAGCAACCGAGAAATCAATCAGCAAAGTTATACTTACACactgacattaaaggggaaaaatgcagaaatgttTTAGATTTCAAGAGTCCTAGGAATTTGATTTAAAGGCCAAATTTGCCCACATAACATCCAGTTAGAGGCTCTCTGGCAATTGTGCCTGTATAGCCAATCTG
The genomic region above belongs to Xenopus tropicalis strain Nigerian chromosome 9, UCB_Xtro_10.0, whole genome shotgun sequence and contains:
- the thumpd1 gene encoding THUMP domain-containing protein 1; the protein is MSTDGQKGKKRYKSQFCGNAKRQKRRHELEVGMQGILITCNMNERKCVAEAYSLLNEYGDQMYGPEKLSEKDDGLSESEEEDDDAEAALKKEVDQIRTSTEKNLRRFQSVESGANNVIFIRTLNVEPEKLVHHILKDVHTTKKKKTRVILRMLPVSGTCKAFLEDLKKYAETFFAPWFKSPNKGTFQIAYKARNNNHMNRDEVIKELAGIVASQNPENKVDLSNPEYTVIVEIIKNVCCFSVVKDYTVFRKYNLQEVIKSSKEEKPQQPTKEDKEENLKETQGTQNTAHS